One region of Malania oleifera isolate guangnan ecotype guangnan chromosome 6, ASM2987363v1, whole genome shotgun sequence genomic DNA includes:
- the LOC131157611 gene encoding uncharacterized protein LOC131157611, with amino-acid sequence MAAMATQTSTIEEHDTHGQITDAHLKFPSFPYTPYAIQIDFMNALYQSLNRGGISMLESPTGTGKTLSIICSALQWLVDQKQQGKSEARDNSEQGRTAAGSDDEPDWLRNFVVEKGNQGQDKGGKKVKKTKSGFAYAKRDKKRDPAKFRDFFSCSEDDGDFDGLRGRDRSKKKSDVVEMNDDDEFLLEDYESEEEGGASGGVRSKRKGGVVCDSLFSDDEDEGDKFDEEEEEGRLKVYFCSRTHSQLSQFVKELRKTNFATELTMVCLGSRKNFCINEEVLKLGSSTRINERCLELQKNEKNEVSKIKSVGAGGRIRRTNASSGCPMLRKHKQQKEFRSEINQQGVLDIEDLVRLGRRMGACPYYGSRSMVSAADLIILPYQSLLSKSSRESLGLNLKNSIIIIDEAHNLADSLISIYDAKITLSQLEQVHSHIEGYFGRFRNLLGPGNRRYIQTLIVLTQAFLHFLHNNEHGGNVDSCRDTEKVTGAEGAFDSSMAINDFLFSLNIDNINLLKLLKYIKESNITHKVSGYGDKMTSFQRSLTVDGCGESNEEESVLSSFRALIDMLISLTNNDGDGRIMISRARRTSSGQHVGYLKYVMLSGEKMFSEIADQAHAIILAGGTLQPVDETRERLFPWLPLDQLYLFSCNHIVPSESILPLAVSHGPSGLSFDFSYSSRASSNMIEELGLLICNLVTVVPEGIVVFFSSFDYEGQVYNAWKASGVLGRIMKRKRVFREPRRSTDVEIVLKDYKETIDSLAGVDPKDLAHFNGAILLAVVGGKISEGINFSDGMGRCIVMVGLPYPSPSDLELMERVKYIEWQGDTTKRQPPAGNECGNKDVQGGFDILRSCKRRGKEYYENLCMKAVNQSIGRAIRHVNDYAAVLLVDSRYASDPLKRSFSQPTSKLPQWIKSRLSIADNYGKVHRMLHRFFKFNRNGGCP; translated from the exons ATGGCAGCCATGGCTACTCAAACCTCAACAATCGAGGAACACGATACCCATGGTCAAATTACAGATGCCCACCTCAAATTTCCATCGTTTCCATACACACCCTACGCCATACAGATCGATTTCATGAATGCCCTCTATCAATCTCTCAACAGAGGCGGCATCTCCATGCTCGAAAGCCCCACTG GGACCGGTAAAACGCTAAGCATCATTTGCAGCGCTTTACAGTGGCTTGTTGATCAAAAACAGCAAGGGAAGTCCGAGGCAAGGGATAACTCTGAGCAGGGTCGAACAGCGGCGGGCTCGGATGACGAGCCGGATTGGTTGAGGAACTTCGTTGTAGAAAAGGGCAATCAAGGTCAAGACAAGGGAGGGAAGAAGGTGAAGAAGACAAAATCGGGGTTTGCATATGCGAAACGGGATAAGAAAAGGGATCCAGCGAAATTTAGGGATTTTTTCTCGTGTAGCGAAGACGATGGTGATTTTGACGGGTTGAGAGGGAGAGACAGGTCGAAGAAGAAGAGTGATGTAGTCGAGATGAATGACGATGACGAGTTTttgcttgaagattatgagagcgaAGAAGAAGGGGGTGCCTCTGGTGGCGTGAGATCGAAGAGAAAGGGCGGTGTAGTTTGTGATAGTTTGTTcagtgatgatgaagatgaaggaGATAAGTTTgatgaggaggaggaagaagggaGATTGAAGGTTTATTTTTGTAGCCGGACGCATTCTCAGCTATCCCAGTTCGTGAAGGAGTTGAGAAAGACAAATTTTGCTACTGAGTTGACAATGGTTTGTTTGGGGTCTAGAAAGAATTTCTGCATCAATGAAG AGGTTTTGAAGCTTGGGAGCAGCACTCGTATCAATGAAAGGTGTTTGGAACTCCAAAAGAATGAGAAAAATGAAGTATCAAAAATAAAG AGTGTAGGTGCTGGGGGAAGAATACGCCGGACTAATGCTTCCTCTGGGTGCCCAATGCTAAGGAAGCATAAACAACAAAAGGAGTTCAGGAGCGAGATCAATCAACAGGGTGTGTTGGATATAGAAGATCTTGTTCGACTTGGAAGGAGGATGGGGGCTTGCCCCTATTATGGCTCCCGAAGCATGGTTTCTGCAGCTGATCTTATCATTCTTCCCTATCAATCTCTTCTATCAAAATCATCTCGTGAATCACTTGGTCTGAATTTGAAGAATAGTATTATTATAATAGACGAGGCTCACAATCTAGCCGACTCCCTCATTAGCATCTATGATGCAAAAATTACTTTGTCACAG TTGGAGCAAGTACATTCTCACATTGAAGGGTACTTTGGGCGATTTCGCAATCTTTTGGGACCTGGAAATCGAAGATACATCCAAACTCTGATAGTTCTGACTCAGgcttttcttcattttctacatAATAATGAGCATGGGGGTAATGTTGATTCTTGCCGTGACACTGAGAAAGTTACTGGAGCAGAAGGTGCTTTTGATTCTTCCATGGCAATTAATGATTTTTTATTCTCCCTCAATATTGACAACATCAACTTGCTCAAACTGTTAAAATATATAAAGGAAAGCAATATTACACACAAG GTCAGTGGGTATGGGGATAAAATGACAAGTTTCCAAAGAAGTTTGACAGTTGACGGTTGTGGGGAAAGCAATGAAGAGGAAAGTGTTTTATCCAGTTTTCGGGCATTGATTGATATGTTGATATCACTGACAAATAATGATGGTGATGGGAGGATAATGATCTCAAGGGCAAGACGAACAAGCTCTGGGCAACACGTAGGATACCTAAAATATGTTATGCTGTCTGGAGAAAAGATGTTTTCTGAG ATAGCGGATCAAGCACATGCTATCATACTGGCAGGGGGGACTCTCCAGCCTGTAGATGAGACACGAGAACGACTCTTCCCCTGGTTACCACTGGATCAGTTGTACCTCTTTTCCTGCAATCATATTGTCCCTTCTGAGAGTATTTTGCCCCTTGCTGTTTCCCATGGACCATCTGGCCTGTCTTTTGATTTTAGCTACAGCTCTAGAGCCTCATCCAATATG ATAGAGGAGCTGGGGCTTTTGATCTGCAATTTAGTGACAGTGGTTCCTGAAGGAATTGTTGTTTTTTTCTCCTCATTTGATTATGAAGGACAAGTCTACAATGCCTGGAAAGCTTCAGGAGTGCTTGGGAGGATTATGAAAAGAAAACGGGTATTCAGAGAACCTAGAAGAAGCACAGATGTTGAAATTGTTCTCAAGGACTACAAGGAAACAATTGATTCATTGGCTGGAGTGGATCCAAAAGATCTGGCACACTTTAATGGTGCAATACTCCTAGCTGTAGTTGGTGGAAAGATATCAGAGGGTATCAACTTCAGTGATGGGATGGGTAGGTGTATAGTCATGGTTGGATTGCCGTACCCAAGTCCGTCTGACCTTGAGTTAATGGAAAGGGTGAAATACATTGAATGGCAGGGAGATACAACCAAAAGACAGCCTCCAGCAGGCAATGAATGTGGCAATAAAGATGTTCAAGGTGGGTTTGACATCCTAAGAAGTTGCAAGCGCAGAGGAAAAGAGTACTATGAGAATCTTTGCATGAAAGCTGTAAATCAGTCTATTG GAAGAGCAATTCGGCATGTAAATGATTATGCAGCAGTTTTGTTGGTTGACTCACGGTATGCATCTGATCCCTTGAAGAGAAGCTTTTCTCAACCAACTAGCAAGCTTCCTCAGTGGATTAAAAGTCGTCTTTCTATTGCTGATAACTATGGGAAAGTTCATAGGATGCTGCATCGATTTTTCAAGTTCAATAGAAATGGAGGGTGTCCTTAG
- the LOC131157613 gene encoding uncharacterized protein LOC131157613 → MLLRKTICKTRNFLHKTLKNLESLIIGEYQKLPKTPPFNPFSCSRSSSLKIHQLDHVYADVSSQGESDQDIARTRKKKKKRIMSSDEPMKDEDSCNESHMKSGKQPLVQNKQKEKGDKKKSKGISTKEGKRGEPSCKNANGGAYVLAQKMKELEKMDGGDLNHGLDIEEVLHYYSLLKSPVYLDIVDNFFTDMYSDFFHPRTSGSTRHSQRKLGPVKL, encoded by the coding sequence ATGTTGCTCCGAAAAACTATTTGCAAAACCAGAAATTTCCTGCACAAAACCCTCAAAAACCTCGAGTCTCTTATCATTGGAGAGTACCAAAAGTTGCCAAAGACCCCTCCCTTCAACCCATTCTCTTGCAGCAGGAGTAGCAGCCTGAAAATTCATCAGTTGGATCATGTCTATGCAGACGTCTCAAGCCAAGGGGAGTCTGATCAAGATATTGCAAGGacgagaaagaagaagaagaagaggataaTGTCATCAGATGAGCCAATGAAGGACGAAGATTCTTGTAATGAAAGCCACATGAAATCTGGGAAGCAGCCACTTGTGCAGAACAagcaaaaggagaaaggagacaaaaagaaaagcaaaggaaTAAGCACCAAGGAAGGAAAAAGGGGAGAGCCAAGTTGTAAGAATGCAAATGGAGGAGCATATGTCTTAGCACAGAAGATGAAGGAACTGGAGAAGATGGATGGGGGTGATCTGAATCATGGGTTGGACATAGAAGAGGTGCTCCACTACTATTCTCTACTTAAAAGTCCAGTCTACCTCGATATTGTTGACAACTTTTTCACGGACATGTACTCAGATTTCTTCCATCCACGGACATCTGGCAGCACTAGGCATTCACAGCGAAAACTAGGTCCGGTGAAGTTGTAG
- the LOC131158483 gene encoding putative Peroxidase 48, translating into MIEVFTMFETEFMRKLGFLVFLLCILVSFNNQNAETKKGSSSPVSLSSEDSDSILTDPFLSHPIAVSAKTERIKNDDPTSLEYDFYRKSCPQAEQIVRSKVQQLYKVRPDVAPALLRLVFHDCFIEGCDASVLLDDADRINSEKDSPPNQSLMGFDLIDLIKADMEEACPGIVSCADIIVLAAREGVVLAGGPFYPLYTGRRDSNLSFAEVATYELPSPRDDLSQTLASFTSRGFDERETVSLLGAHSIGTIHCKFFHNRLYNFDGTEKPDPSLDTDFLNFMREKCDNSYVRSSPASSPSALSPSFENSPSSSTDDPGMEMDYNGPGSGFGTLYYRSLLQGRGILYADQQLMAGESTGSWVRAYASDASLFRQDFAQAMIKLSNLRVLTAPLGQVRVNCSKVA; encoded by the exons ATGATCGAGGTGTTCACTATGTTTGAAACAGAGTTCATGAGGAAATTAGGTTTCCTCGTGTTTCTACTCTGCATTCTGGTTTCTTTCAATAACCAAAATGCCGAAACCAAGAAGGGTTCTTCTTCCCCTGTTTCATTATCTTCCGAAGATTCGGATTCGATTTTGACGGATCCGTTTTTATCTCATCCTATTGCGGTGTCCGCGAAGACCGAGAGGATCAAAAACGACGATCCGACATCGCTTGAATACGATTTCTACCGTAAATCCTGCCCCCAAGCAGAACAGATTGTTCGGTCCAAGGTTCAGCAGCTCTACAAAGTCCGCCCAGATGTTGCTCCCGCGCTCCTACGCCTCGTTTTCCACGATTGCTTCATCGAg GGATGCGATGCCTCTGTTTTATTGGATGATGCTGACAGAATTAATTCCGAGAAAGACTCTCCACCCAATCAATCATTGATGGGTTTTGATTTGATTGACCTCATCAAGGCTGATATGGAAGAAGCATGCCCTGGCATTGTTTCGTGCGCTGACATTATTGTTTTGGCAGCAAGAGAAGGTGTAGTTCTG GCTGGTGGCCCATTCTATCCTCTGTACACTGGTAGGAGAGACAGTAATCTTTCTTTTGCAGAAGTTGCAACTTATGAACTTCCTTCTCCCCGGGATGATCTATCTCAAACTCTAGCATCCTTCACGTCAAGAGGCTTCGATGAAAGAGAGACTGTCAGTCTGTTGG GTGCTCACAGCATTGGAACAATTCACTGCAAATTCTTCCACAACAGACTCTACAACTTTGATGGAACTGAAAAGCCAGATCCATCTCTGGATACAGATTTCCTCAACTTTATGAGAGAAAAATGTGATAACAGCTACGTTCGATCATCACCAGCATCATCACCGTCGGCTTTGTCACCTTCCTTCGAAAACTCACCATCTTCTTCAACTGATGATCCAGGAATGGAGATGGACTATAATGGACCTGGATCAGGTTTTGGCACACTATACTACCGCAGCCTTCTGCAAGGTAGAGGAATCCTCTATGCTGATCAGCAGCTGATGGCTGGGGAAAGCACCGGAAGCTGGGTCAGAGCATATGCTTCAGATGCCTCCTTGTTCCGTCAGGACTTTGCTCAAGCAATGATAAAGCTCTCAAATCTCCGAGTATTGACAGCACCTCTGGGTCAGGTCCGGGTAAATTGTTCCAAGGTAGCATGA